The Plantactinospora sp. KBS50 sequence TCAACATCTCGGGCACGGTCACCGTGCTCCGCAACGGGGTCCTCACGAGGGCGGACTGACCGGCCGGGACCTCGCTCCGCGGCACGCCGGCCCGGAACGCACCGGGCCGACGCGCCATCCGGGTCAGTCGTCCAGCCAGTCCACGGATCGACGGCCGCCCCGGCCGCCGGCATCCCGGTCGTCCCGCTGGTGGCCGCCCTGCTGCTGGTCGTAGCCGTAGCCACCCTGCGGCTGCTGGTGCCCACCGGCGTCGTAGCCGCCCTGGTCGGCGCCGTAGCCGCGGTTGTCGTACCCGCCCTGGCCGCCGCCCTGCTGGTCGTAGCCCTGACCGCCGTACTGACCGTAGCCCTGGCCGCCCTGCTGGTCGTAGCCCTGGCCCCCGCCCTGCTGGTCGTAGCCGTAACCCTGCTGGTCGTAGCCCTGAGCGCCGTACTGCCCCGAGCTGTCGTAGCCGCCGCGGTTGTCGTAACCGGCACCGCCGCCGCTCTCGCCGTAGCCCGCGTCGGCGCCGTAACCGCCCGAGGGATAGGTGCCCTGTCCCTGGCCCTGGCCGTAGCGCTCATCGGCGCCGCCGCCCTGGCCGTACGACGTGTTGTAGGGGTCCGCGGGCTGCTGCCCGTAGCCCCCGTCGCCGCCGCCGTCGTACCGGCCGGTCTGCTCGCCGTAGCCCTCGGTGTAACCGCCGCCGTAGCCCTGCTGGCCCGGTGCGTTGCCGTAACTGCCGGCGCCGGACCCGGGGGCGTTGCCGTAGCTTCCCGCTCCGGATCCCGGCGCGTTGCCGTAGCCGCCGGCGCCGGACCCGGGTGCGTTGCCGTAACTGCCGGCGCCGGATCCCGGTGCGTTGCCGTAGCTGCCGGCTCCCGATCCGGGGGCGTTGCCGTAGCTGCCGGCTCCCGATCCGGGGGCGTTGCCGTAGCTCTGGTTCTGGGCGGCGCCGTAACCGGCCGCACCGGCACCGCCGTAACCCGCCTGCGTGGGCGCGTTGGTGGTGCCGCCGTAGCCCGCGCCGCCGGAGTTGGCCCAGTCGTCGGCCTGCCGCCCGTAGTTCGGCTGCTGGCTCGGCAGCGGCGCGCCGTACGGGTCCGGGAACTCGTCGTCCACCAGCGGACGGTTGTGCATCATCGTCGGCGCGTTGGCCAGTGCCGCCCCGCCCGCCATCGTGGGGTCGCCACCCATCCGGGTGGCCACCCGGGTCGCGTCGTTCGCGCCGGCGTACCCGCCCTGCGCCGGTCCGTACGACGGCGGCGGGCCGCCTCCGTTCGGACCGCCCCGGTCGGGGCCGTCGTCGTCGCCTTCCTTGCGCCGCATCCAGAGCAGCACGATCGCGCCCACGCCCAGGGCCACGAGCAGGCCGCCGGCGATGATCAGCAGCCACTGACCCATGCCGCCGCCGGACGAGGTCTCCTTCTGGGTCACGGTCGCCGGACCCTGGGTCACCTCTTCCGTCGGCTCGTCCGTGATGCCGTCGTCACTGGGCAGGTCGGTCGGGGTCTCCTCGGTGGACGGGGAGGCGGTCGGGGTCGGCGCCGGGATGTCCAGGGCGAGCTGCTGCCCGCCGACCGACTGCCCCGCGCCCGCCGACAGCGACTTGGTGATGGTGACGTCGTTCTTGCCGGCGCCGAGTTGCAGCGTGCCGGGCACGATCGGCCGGTCGTCGTTGCCGTTGAAGCAGAAGTTTCCGCTGCCGTTCGAGGTGGTCGTGTAGCTGTGGCCCTGCTGGTCCTGGAGGATCACGGTGGCGTTGGAGACCGCGGCTCCGGAGGTCTTGTTGACGACCTTGCCGCAGACCTGCTTCACCGTCTTCGGCGGCGCGGGCTTCCCGGCGAGGGTGACGGTGGTGCTCTGCGTCGACGCTTCGCCCTCACCGCCCTGCGGGACGGCCTTGATCGTGATGGTCGCCGACTCGTTCGAGTTGGCCGCCGTGGCGTAGCGGAAGGTGGCCGACCGGTCGCCGTCGCCCGTGACCGCGCTGGCGCTGCAGCCGCTCACGCAGGTCAGCTTCGAGTTGTTGGAGCTGACGGTGATGTCCGCGGGCGGATCCGGGGGGACGGTCTTGAACTTCAGCGTGTAGCTGACCTTCACCGTCTCGCCCTGGTCGATCGAGTTCGGGGAGGCCGAGACGTTGGTGATGGTGGGCGCGTCCGCCAGGGCTGGTGCGGCGGGGGCGGCGAGCAGGGCGCCGGTAATCAGCGCCACGACCACACCGGCCCGCTGGCTCCAGGCTCGTCGGTGTGTTGTCACGTCCACCGCCTTTCGCGTCCGATCTCCCCGGCCCGGCTTGACCGGAGGGAGCATCCGCCGTACGAATTACACCGTCGGCCACTATGCCTTGTGAAGCTGGATCGGCGCGACCCAGGGGCGACCACGATTGCTGCCAGCCGGGGTCGTATCGTCCCGACGTGTCCTCTCCGCACAGTAAGTCCGCACCCGTGCTGGCGGTGTTGGCGGCGCTCGATGCCGGTAAGTCGCCCGAACGGACAATGCTGCGCGACGCGGTGCGGGTACTTCTTGCCGACTTGTCCGAGCGGGCCCCCGGACGATCGGTGGAGGTGCGCGTCCCACCATATGCGGCTGTGCAGGTCATCGCGGGTCCGCGACACACCAGGGGCACCCCGCCGAACGTGGTGGAGACCGATGGGGTCACCTGGGTGCTGCTGGCCGCTGGCCGACTGGACTGGGCGGCGGCGGTGCGGGACGGGCGGGTCCGCGCCAGCGGTATTCGTGCTGATCTGTCCGGTCTGCTCCCGCTTTGGACTTCTGACCCAATGTGAAGCACTTTCGCCGGCGGCCGCGACCGGAGTGATCTGGATCCCGCCCCGGCACGCCAGGCCGGCCGCGCTCCGCGGCGGAAACCAACAATTGTTGGATCGTGAATCTTCCAGGTCAATCGGCTTCGGATATAGATCGGTTTCACCATCTGCGGTCGCGAGCTGGCTCGCTGTCGCGGTCCCGTCTCGCGTACACTCTGGGGGCGACGGTAGTTCCCGGACCCAATCCCAGCAGCTCACAGAGGGAGCATCAGGTGCCCCGAGGCGATGGCCGGCTGAACCACGACCTCGACCCCGAACGGCCCGGCCCGCAAGACGCCTGTGGCGTGTTCGGCGTCTGGGCTCCCGGGGAAGACGTGGCCAAGCTCACGTACTTCGGCCTCTACGCGCTTCAGCACCGCGGCCAGGAGGCGGCCGGGATCGCCGTCAGTGACGGCTCCGGTGTGGTCGTCTACAAGGATCTTGGCCTGGTCGCCCAGGTCTTCGACGAGCCCACCCTGGCCAGCCTGCGGGGGCATCTGGCGATCGGGCACACCCGCTACTCCACGACCGGCGGCTCGACCTGGGAAAACGCCCAGCCCACCATCCGGGCCACCGAGGCGGGCACCACGATCGCGCTGGCCCACAACGGCAACCTGGTGAACACGGCCGAGCTGACCGGCCAGCTTGTCGAGCAGGGCGTCGAACTGGACGGCTCGACCTCGGACACCAGCCTGGTGACCGCGCTGCTGGCCAGCCGCCCCGGCCTCTCGGTCGAGGCGGCCGCGCTGGACGTGCTGCCCCGGCTGCGCGGGGCGTTCAGTTTCGTGCTGATGGACGAGTCGACCCTCTACGCGGCACGCGACCCGTACGGCGTACGCCCGCTGGTGCTCGGCCGGCTGGAGCGCGGCTGGGTGGTCGCGAGCGAGACCGCGGCGCTGGACATCGTGGGCGCCAGCGTGGTCCGTGAGGTGGAACCGGGCGAGCTGCTGGCCATCGACGAGCACGGCCTGCGGTCGGTCCGGTTCGCCGTGCCGGAGCCGAAGGGCTGCCTCTTCGAGTACGTCTACATCGCCCGCCCGGACACCACCATCGCCGGCCGCAACATCCACGCGGGCCGGGTGGCCATCGGGCGGCAGTTGGCCAAGGAGCACCCGGTGGAGGCCGACCTGGTGATCCCGGTTCCGGAGTCCGGCACGCCGGCCGCGATCGGTTACGCCGAGGCCTCGGGCATCACCTACGGCGCCGGGCTGATGAAGAACCCGTACGTCGGGCGCACCTTCATCCAGCCCTCCCAGACGCTGCGCCAGCTCGGCATCCGGCTCAAGCTCAACCCGCTCCGGGAGAACGTCCGGGGCAAGCGGCTGGTGGTGGTCGACGACTCGATCGTCCGCGGCAACACGCAGCGGGCCATCGTGCGCATGCTCCGCGAGGCCGGGGCGGTGGAGGTGCACGTCCGGATCTCCTCGCCGCCGGTGCGCTGGCCCTGCTTCTACGGCATCGACTTCGCCACCCGCGCCGAGTTGCTGGCCAATGGGTTGGACGACGAGGGCGTTCGGCGGTCGATCGGCGCCGACACGTTGGGCTATGTCTCCCTCGCCGGTCTGATTGCCGCGACCGAGCAGCCGAAGACCCGGCTCTGCCGGGCATGTTTCGATGGCGAATATCCGATCGAGTTGCCCGCGGGCGACCTGATCGGCAAGCACCTGCTCGAAGGCGCGACCTGGCGGCCGACCGGCCACCGGGCCGGCGCCGGAGAGTCCCGCCCGGCGGCCGGGGCCGACCGTCCCGACGCCGGACCCGCACCGCTCGTCGCCAGCCCAGGCGGCGCCGACGCACTGCATCGCCCATAGCGCAGGTCGGCACCGCCCGACCCGTCTGGTTCGGTGGTTTCCGGTGATCACGGATCCGGCCGACAGCACAACGAAGGGGAGAAACGTGACGCACGTGTCCGAGCGCAGCGGCGCAGCCGGCGGCCCGACCGGCGGCTCGGGTGCCGACCGGCAACCCTGGAAGGCGACCGGCAGGACCGGCCGGAAGCGGAGCGTGTCGTACGCGGAGGCCGGCGTCTCGATCGAGGCCGGCGACCGGGCGGTGGAACTACTCAAGTCGAAGGTACGCGGCACCCGGCGCCCCGAGGTGCTCGGTGACCTGGGCGGCTTTGCCGGCCTGTTCCGGCTGGACACCTCCCGCTACCAGCACCCGATCCTCGCCTCCTCCACGGACGGCGTGGGCACCAAGCTGGTCATCGCGCAGCAGCTCAACATCCACGACACCGTCGGCATCGACCTGGTGGCCATGGTGGTGGACGACCTGGTCGCGTGCGGCGCCGAGCCACTCTTCCTGCTCGACTACATCGCCTGCGGCGAGGTCGTACCGGACAAGGTCGCCGAGATCGGCGCCGGCATCGCCGACGGCTGCCGGTACGCCGGATGCGCGCTGCTGGGTGGGGAGACCGCGGAGCACCCCGGAGTGCTCCGCCCGGACGAGTACGACGTCTCTGCCACCGGCGTGGGCGTGGTGGAGGAGAGCGAGCTGCTCGGGCCGAACCGCGTCGAGGTGGGTGACGTGGTGATCGCCATGAAGTCCTCCGGCCTGCACTCGAACGGCTACTCGCTGGTCCGGCACGTACTGCTCGGCGCCGGCCGGATGCGGCTGGACACCGTTGTGGACGACTTCGGCGGACAGCGGACCCTGGGCGAGGAGCTGCTGACCCCCACCAAGATCTACGCGCAGGACTGCCTCAAGCTGATCGCCGAGGCCGAGGTGCGGGCCGTGGCGCACGTGACCGGCGGCGGTATCCCGGGCAATCTCGTCCGGGTCCTGCCGGAGAACGTGGACGCCGTGGTGAACCGGGCCACCTGGAAGCCGCAGCCGATCTTCGACCTCATCCAGTCCAAGGGCCGGATCGAGGACGGCGAGATGGAGTCGACCTTCAACATGGGTGTCGGCATGTTCGCGATCGTCTCGGCCGAGGACTCCGACCGCGCCCTCGCCACGCTCGCCGGCCGCGGCGTGGAGGCGTGGCAGGCCGGGGAGATCATCGAGGGCACCGGTCAGGTCCAGATGATCGGTCAGCACACCCGCGGTTGATCACGCTCCGCACATCATACGTCTACCTGATAGGGCCTTCACCCGACCGGCCATCGCCACCTAGCCTGGTAGCACGTCAGGCGCGGGGGAGGTGTGGATGAGGGCAGGGCAGAGACCGTCGGGGATGCGGGGCGTCGCCGACGTTCCGGCGTACGTGGTGATGCAGCCGATCACTCTGTGCAACCTCGATTGCGCCTACTGCTATCTGCCCCTGCGGGCCGCCGACCGCCGGATGCCGGTGTCCGTCGCGGCGGCCGTGGCCGAGTCGGTGAACCAGTGGGCGACCGGTGACCGGTTCTCGGTGGTCTGGCACGGCGGCGAACCGCTGGCGGCCGGGCGGCGGCACCTTGCCGAGTTGTTCGCGCCGTTCGCCGGGCAGGTCGAGCATCACGTGCAGACCAACGCCACACTGATCGACGACGCCTGGTGCGAGTTCTTCGAGCGGCACCAGGTGCGGGTGAGCGTCAGCGTCGACGGACCGCGGCACCGCAACGCGGACCGGGTCACCCGGTCCGGCCGCCCGGCGTACGACCGGATCGAGCGCGGGATGGCGACGCTGCGCCGGCACGGCGTTCCGTTCTCCGCCCTGTGCGTGGTTTCGCGGCCCGAACCCGGGCTGGCGACCGAGCTGTACGACTACTTTCTCGACCTCGGCTGCTCGGTGTTGGGCATCAACATCGAGGAGACCGAGGGGGTGAACACCCGGAGCAACGCCCTGCCGGCCGGGCTGGTGCGGGAGTTCTGGGCGGAGCTGGTCACGGCCTGGCGCCGGGACCCGCGGATCCACCTACGCGAGGTGGAATGGTCCCTGCGGTACGCGGGGGCGGTCCTGGACGGTGCCGCGGACGAGTTGCTACCGCGCCGTCTCGACCCGATTCCGACCATCGCGCACGACGGCTCGGTGGTCCTGCTCTCGCCGGAACTCGCGGGCTTCTCCGATCCCCGGTACGGCGACTTCAGCAGCGGAAACGTGCTGTCCACGCCGCTGCCGGACATCCTGGCCGGCGGTCCGGACACGCCCTGGGTGGCCGAGTTCCTCCGCGGTGTGGAGGCGTGTCGGTCGAGTTGCGCCTACTTCGAGTTC is a genomic window containing:
- the amcB gene encoding cyclophane-forming radical SAM peptide maturase AmcB, whose amino-acid sequence is MRGVADVPAYVVMQPITLCNLDCAYCYLPLRAADRRMPVSVAAAVAESVNQWATGDRFSVVWHGGEPLAAGRRHLAELFAPFAGQVEHHVQTNATLIDDAWCEFFERHQVRVSVSVDGPRHRNADRVTRSGRPAYDRIERGMATLRRHGVPFSALCVVSRPEPGLATELYDYFLDLGCSVLGINIEETEGVNTRSNALPAGLVREFWAELVTAWRRDPRIHLREVEWSLRYAGAVLDGAADELLPRRLDPIPTIAHDGSVVLLSPELAGFSDPRYGDFSSGNVLSTPLPDILAGGPDTPWVAEFLRGVEACRSSCAYFEFCGGGHAANRYFEHGRFDGTETEHCRNSKIHLLEGVLDHARDNAATSA
- the purF gene encoding amidophosphoribosyltransferase encodes the protein MPRGDGRLNHDLDPERPGPQDACGVFGVWAPGEDVAKLTYFGLYALQHRGQEAAGIAVSDGSGVVVYKDLGLVAQVFDEPTLASLRGHLAIGHTRYSTTGGSTWENAQPTIRATEAGTTIALAHNGNLVNTAELTGQLVEQGVELDGSTSDTSLVTALLASRPGLSVEAAALDVLPRLRGAFSFVLMDESTLYAARDPYGVRPLVLGRLERGWVVASETAALDIVGASVVREVEPGELLAIDEHGLRSVRFAVPEPKGCLFEYVYIARPDTTIAGRNIHAGRVAIGRQLAKEHPVEADLVIPVPESGTPAAIGYAEASGITYGAGLMKNPYVGRTFIQPSQTLRQLGIRLKLNPLRENVRGKRLVVVDDSIVRGNTQRAIVRMLREAGAVEVHVRISSPPVRWPCFYGIDFATRAELLANGLDDEGVRRSIGADTLGYVSLAGLIAATEQPKTRLCRACFDGEYPIELPAGDLIGKHLLEGATWRPTGHRAGAGESRPAAGADRPDAGPAPLVASPGGADALHRP
- the purM gene encoding phosphoribosylformylglycinamidine cyclo-ligase gives rise to the protein MTHVSERSGAAGGPTGGSGADRQPWKATGRTGRKRSVSYAEAGVSIEAGDRAVELLKSKVRGTRRPEVLGDLGGFAGLFRLDTSRYQHPILASSTDGVGTKLVIAQQLNIHDTVGIDLVAMVVDDLVACGAEPLFLLDYIACGEVVPDKVAEIGAGIADGCRYAGCALLGGETAEHPGVLRPDEYDVSATGVGVVEESELLGPNRVEVGDVVIAMKSSGLHSNGYSLVRHVLLGAGRMRLDTVVDDFGGQRTLGEELLTPTKIYAQDCLKLIAEAEVRAVAHVTGGGIPGNLVRVLPENVDAVVNRATWKPQPIFDLIQSKGRIEDGEMESTFNMGVGMFAIVSAEDSDRALATLAGRGVEAWQAGEIIEGTGQVQMIGQHTRG
- a CDS encoding sterol carrier family protein — encoded protein: MSSPHSKSAPVLAVLAALDAGKSPERTMLRDAVRVLLADLSERAPGRSVEVRVPPYAAVQVIAGPRHTRGTPPNVVETDGVTWVLLAAGRLDWAAAVRDGRVRASGIRADLSGLLPLWTSDPM